One Qipengyuania gaetbuli genomic region harbors:
- a CDS encoding dicarboxylate/amino acid:cation symporter, which produces MLRTWFEIPLWQRVLTALLLGVLTGYSWGPDAESIKWIGDFFIKSIKMLVVPLIFFSLVSGVAAIGDLRKLGAVGGRAMLLFVVTGQIAVWLGLGLGTFFAPGAGVDTSAIQKGATPEPNPTTAVDMILSIVPESPVQVMADVAVLPLIVFSLLVGIGILMAKEEGEPVQKIFDSGAVVMQKVTMVVMELTPFGVFALMAWVAGSLGMDALLSLAKLVALNYAGCLVIIFVMYSAMIKFLARLPVRDFFRGIIDAMAVSYSTASSNATLPVTLRCAERNLGVSNSVAAFVISLGATVNMNGTAMYLGLATLFGAQIFGVDLTLGQYFLISILATLGAVGAAGIPGAGLIMMALVFGAVGVPLETIAFVAGVDRIMDMMRTTTNVSGDAAVATTVAVMTGEIDRREMVSADDV; this is translated from the coding sequence GTGCTGAGGACCTGGTTTGAAATTCCGCTGTGGCAGCGCGTGCTGACAGCGCTCCTGCTCGGTGTCCTGACCGGCTATTCCTGGGGCCCGGATGCGGAAAGCATCAAGTGGATCGGCGATTTCTTCATCAAGTCGATCAAGATGCTGGTGGTCCCGCTGATCTTCTTCAGCCTCGTGTCGGGCGTCGCCGCCATCGGCGATTTGCGCAAGCTGGGCGCAGTGGGCGGCAGGGCCATGCTGCTGTTCGTCGTGACGGGACAGATCGCGGTCTGGCTCGGCCTTGGCCTCGGCACCTTCTTTGCTCCCGGTGCAGGCGTCGATACCAGCGCCATCCAGAAGGGCGCGACCCCCGAACCCAATCCCACGACCGCGGTCGACATGATCCTCTCGATCGTGCCCGAAAGTCCGGTGCAGGTGATGGCGGATGTCGCGGTCCTGCCGCTGATCGTCTTCTCGCTGCTCGTCGGCATCGGCATCCTGATGGCCAAGGAAGAGGGCGAGCCGGTCCAGAAGATCTTCGATAGCGGCGCGGTCGTCATGCAGAAGGTGACGATGGTGGTGATGGAACTCACCCCTTTCGGCGTCTTCGCGCTGATGGCCTGGGTCGCCGGCTCGCTCGGCATGGATGCCCTGCTCAGCCTCGCGAAGCTGGTGGCGCTCAATTACGCGGGCTGCCTCGTGATCATCTTCGTGATGTATTCGGCGATGATCAAATTCCTCGCCAGGCTGCCCGTGCGGGACTTCTTCCGCGGCATCATCGACGCGATGGCGGTTAGTTATTCGACTGCCTCGTCTAACGCGACGCTGCCCGTCACGCTGCGCTGTGCGGAACGTAACCTCGGCGTCTCGAACTCGGTCGCGGCCTTCGTCATCAGCCTTGGCGCGACGGTGAACATGAACGGCACGGCGATGTATCTCGGCCTTGCCACGCTGTTCGGCGCGCAGATCTTCGGCGTCGACCTGACGCTGGGCCAGTATTTCCTGATCTCGATCCTGGCGACGCTCGGCGCGGTCGGCGCGGCGGGCATTCCGGGGGCGGGCCTCATCATGATGGCGCTGGTCTTCGGCGCGGTCGGCGTGCCGCTGGAAACGATCGCCTTCGTCGCCGGTGTCGACCGGATCATGGACATGATGCGCACCACCACCAACGTGAGCGGCGATGCCGCCGTCGCGACAACTGTGGCCGTGATGACGGGCGAGATTGACAGACGCGAGATGGTGAGCGCAGACGACGTCTGA
- a CDS encoding dicarboxylate/amino acid:cation symporter, with product MDRKLTLYILVGMILGVIVGQAMYLTMDPAVVEGQVAPWLKLLSDIFLNLIKMLVAPLVLSTIVVGIAHMGDSAALGRIGVRALTWFILASLVSIGLGLVMVNLFQPGVGAPIPDAAEAAAAVGEVKELKATEFILSIFPKNAFEALATNNILQILVFSIFAGVALSAIGKRGEALVKGADALAEMMLQVTGYVMRYAPIAVFGALANVVAASGLDILGTYLQLLLEFYFSLVLLWIILLGIGAAFLGRRIVTLVRYIRQPLLIAFSTASSEAALPKLFEQLDRFGVPRRISGFMLPLGYSFNLDGSMMYMSFATIFIAQAYGIDLSVGTQIMIMLTLMISSKGIAAVPRASLVVITGTLAMFGLPVEGVAIILAIDQFLDMGRTATNVVGNAVATSVITKWEGMLEVEEPPFVEHPHAPSHTAAGGKAGLELDPENFG from the coding sequence ATGGACCGCAAGCTTACGCTCTATATCCTCGTCGGCATGATCCTCGGGGTCATCGTCGGACAGGCGATGTATCTGACGATGGACCCGGCCGTGGTCGAGGGGCAGGTCGCCCCCTGGCTCAAGCTGCTGTCCGACATCTTCCTCAACCTCATCAAGATGCTGGTCGCGCCGCTGGTGCTGTCGACCATCGTGGTGGGCATCGCCCACATGGGCGATTCGGCGGCGCTGGGGCGGATCGGCGTGCGGGCGCTGACGTGGTTCATCCTCGCCAGCCTCGTTTCCATCGGCCTCGGCCTCGTGATGGTGAACCTGTTCCAGCCGGGCGTGGGCGCTCCGATACCCGATGCGGCGGAGGCCGCGGCGGCGGTGGGCGAGGTCAAGGAACTGAAGGCGACCGAATTCATCCTGTCGATCTTCCCCAAGAACGCTTTCGAGGCGCTGGCGACCAACAATATCCTCCAGATCCTCGTCTTCTCGATCTTTGCCGGCGTCGCGCTGTCGGCCATCGGCAAGCGGGGCGAGGCGCTGGTGAAGGGCGCCGATGCGCTGGCGGAAATGATGCTGCAGGTGACGGGCTATGTCATGCGCTACGCCCCCATCGCGGTGTTCGGTGCGCTGGCAAACGTGGTCGCGGCGAGCGGGCTCGACATCCTCGGCACCTATCTCCAGCTGCTGCTGGAATTCTATTTCAGCCTCGTGCTGCTGTGGATCATCCTGCTCGGCATCGGGGCGGCCTTCCTCGGGCGGCGCATCGTCACGCTGGTCCGCTACATCCGCCAGCCGTTGCTGATCGCCTTCTCGACCGCGTCGTCGGAAGCCGCGCTGCCCAAGCTGTTCGAACAGCTCGACCGCTTCGGCGTGCCGCGCCGTATCTCGGGCTTCATGCTGCCGCTCGGCTATTCGTTCAATCTCGACGGCAGCATGATGTACATGAGCTTCGCGACGATCTTCATCGCGCAGGCTTATGGCATCGACCTCAGCGTCGGCACGCAGATCATGATCATGCTGACGCTGATGATCTCGTCGAAGGGCATCGCCGCGGTCCCGCGCGCCAGCCTGGTGGTCATCACCGGCACGCTCGCCATGTTCGGCCTGCCGGTCGAAGGCGTGGCGATCATCCTCGCGATCGACCAGTTCCTCGACATGGGTCGCACGGCGACCAACGTCGTTGGCAATGCGGTGGCGACCAGCGTCATCACCAAGTGGGAAGGCATGCTGGAGGTCGAGGAGCCGCCCTTCGTCGAGCATCCGCACGCCCCCTCGCATACCGCAGCTGGCGGCAAGGCGGGGCTGGAACTCGATCCGGAGAATTTCGGCTAG
- the nth gene encoding endonuclease III: MTKDQIFEFFRRLAEDNPSPETELEYGNCYQLVVAVALSAQATDVGVNKATRALFREVTTPAQMIELGEDGLKEHIKTIGLFNSKAKNVIALSQLLVDEYGGEVPDTREDLVRLPGVGRKTANVVLNCWFGQETFAVDTHIFRVGNRTGLAKGKTPDHVEAKLEKRVPQPFRLGAHHWLILHGRYVCKARTPECWRCKVADLCSYRKKVLEKPGRAAAKG, encoded by the coding sequence ATGACTAAAGACCAGATCTTCGAGTTCTTCCGCCGCCTGGCGGAGGACAATCCCTCGCCCGAAACCGAGCTCGAATACGGCAATTGCTACCAGCTGGTGGTGGCCGTCGCCCTGTCCGCGCAGGCGACCGACGTCGGGGTGAACAAGGCCACGCGGGCGCTGTTTCGCGAGGTCACAACGCCTGCACAAATGATTGAACTGGGCGAGGACGGCCTCAAGGAGCACATCAAGACCATCGGCCTGTTCAATTCGAAGGCGAAAAACGTCATCGCGCTGAGCCAGCTGCTGGTCGACGAATACGGCGGCGAGGTGCCCGACACGCGCGAGGATCTGGTCCGCCTGCCCGGCGTCGGGCGCAAGACCGCCAATGTCGTGCTCAATTGCTGGTTCGGGCAGGAAACCTTCGCGGTCGACACGCACATCTTCCGCGTCGGCAATCGCACCGGCCTCGCCAAGGGGAAGACCCCCGACCATGTCGAGGCCAAGCTGGAAAAGCGCGTGCCCCAGCCGTTCCGGCTCGGCGCGCATCACTGGCTGATCCTGCACGGCCGCTATGTCTGCAAGGCGCGGACGCCGGAATGCTGGCGATGCAAGGTCGCGGACCTGTGCAGCTACCGCAAGAAGGTGCTGGAGAAGCCCGGTCGCGCCGCCGCCAAGGGCTGA
- a CDS encoding ion transporter: MAGLRTFLHEQLFVGAHPDGRLTVLNRLLILTILLAVITAALATEPSLPPEWHTALLRTEVAFGFIFLLEYLARIYAAAEQPGSEGKWTKRWHFIRSPIGLIDLLVVVTTLAPLMVADAAILRTFRLLRVFAVAKFGRFSYAVKELWGAVVDRVDDLIITAAVAFVLVLFGATALYIIEGDIQPDTFGSIPRALYWATITLTTVGYGDVTPITPLGKFFAAGLAMSGIAFVAMPTGIIVAAFSDAMQRRRDHLIEDMRKHLEELDIEDDKIEAKIAALERGRGPRR; this comes from the coding sequence ATGGCGGGGCTGAGGACTTTCCTGCATGAGCAGCTCTTCGTCGGTGCGCATCCCGACGGGCGGCTGACAGTGCTCAACCGCCTGCTGATCCTCACTATCCTGCTGGCCGTCATTACTGCGGCGCTCGCTACGGAGCCGAGCCTGCCGCCCGAATGGCACACCGCCCTGCTGCGCACCGAAGTGGCCTTCGGATTTATCTTCCTGCTCGAGTATCTTGCCCGCATCTATGCCGCGGCGGAACAGCCGGGGAGCGAAGGGAAATGGACCAAGCGCTGGCACTTCATCCGTTCGCCGATCGGCCTGATCGACCTGCTCGTGGTCGTGACAACGCTTGCTCCGCTGATGGTCGCCGACGCCGCGATCCTGCGCACTTTCCGACTGCTGCGGGTCTTCGCCGTCGCGAAATTCGGGCGCTTCTCCTACGCGGTGAAGGAGTTGTGGGGGGCAGTGGTCGACCGGGTGGACGACCTCATCATCACCGCCGCCGTTGCTTTCGTGCTGGTGCTGTTCGGCGCGACCGCGCTCTACATAATCGAAGGCGACATCCAGCCCGACACCTTCGGTTCGATCCCGCGCGCGCTCTATTGGGCGACGATCACGCTGACCACGGTCGGCTATGGCGACGTGACCCCGATCACCCCGCTCGGCAAGTTCTTCGCAGCCGGGCTGGCCATGTCGGGGATCGCCTTCGTCGCTATGCCCACCGGCATCATCGTGGCCGCTTTTTCGGATGCCATGCAACGCCGCCGCGATCACCTGATCGAGGACATGCGCAAGCATCTGGAAGAGCTCGATATCGAGGACGACAAGATCGAGGCCAAGATCGCCGCGCTCGAACGCGGACGGGGGCCGCGACGCTGA
- the dapB gene encoding 4-hydroxy-tetrahydrodipicolinate reductase → MPSFGIIGSKGAMGDALYRVIDASGHEWAGGMDKGGDVAGLADASDALIDFSAPGALQANLHAAVGAGIPIVIGTTGLEDQHHAAIDSAARAVPVLQTGNTSLGVTLLAHLVREAALRLGDDWDIEIVEMHHRRKVDAPSGTALLLGQAAAQGRGIDLASNRESGRDGHTGARARGAIGFAALRGGTVAGEHSVILAGDEERLTLSHSAENRAIFARGALKAAEWLLGRDPGRYRMEDVLEL, encoded by the coding sequence ATGCCAAGTTTCGGGATTATCGGCAGCAAGGGCGCGATGGGCGACGCGCTGTACCGCGTGATCGATGCCTCCGGCCATGAATGGGCGGGCGGCATGGACAAGGGCGGCGATGTGGCGGGACTGGCCGATGCGTCCGACGCGCTGATCGATTTCTCTGCCCCCGGCGCGCTGCAGGCGAACCTGCACGCGGCTGTCGGCGCAGGCATTCCCATCGTTATCGGCACCACCGGCCTCGAAGACCAGCACCATGCCGCAATCGACAGCGCAGCCCGCGCGGTGCCCGTGCTGCAGACAGGGAACACCTCGCTCGGCGTGACCCTGCTCGCCCACCTCGTACGCGAAGCGGCGCTAAGGCTCGGGGACGACTGGGACATCGAGATCGTCGAGATGCACCACCGCCGCAAGGTGGACGCGCCCTCGGGCACGGCGCTGCTGCTCGGCCAGGCGGCAGCGCAAGGGCGCGGGATCGATCTTGCCTCCAACCGCGAAAGCGGGCGCGACGGGCATACCGGCGCACGGGCGCGCGGCGCGATCGGCTTTGCCGCCCTGCGCGGCGGGACGGTGGCCGGCGAACACAGCGTCATCCTAGCCGGAGACGAGGAGCGCCTGACCCTCTCGCACAGCGCGGAAAACCGTGCCATCTTTGCGCGGGGCGCACTGAAGGCGGCTGAATGGCTGCTGGGGCGCGATCCGGGACGATACAGGATGGAGGACGTGCTCGAACTCTAG
- a CDS encoding NAD-dependent deacylase, producing MVALRNIVVLTGAGISAESGIDTFRSAGGLWERHRVEDVATPEGFARDPELVQRFYDARRAAVQEVAPNAAHEALAQLDAEWGGDLLIVTQNVDDLHERAGARRVLHMHGELLSALCPICERRHRWTGPLVDRPACPTCEAHSLRPDVVWFGEMPYQMDRIYAALRQADLFVSIGTSGAVYPAAGFVRDARDLGARTLELNLDRSEGSHWFHESRQGRAGELVPRWVTEILGG from the coding sequence ATGGTCGCTCTGCGCAACATCGTCGTCCTGACGGGCGCCGGGATTTCCGCCGAAAGCGGGATCGACACTTTCCGTTCGGCAGGCGGACTGTGGGAACGGCACCGGGTCGAGGACGTCGCGACTCCCGAAGGCTTTGCCCGCGATCCTGAACTGGTCCAGCGCTTCTACGATGCCCGGCGCGCCGCAGTGCAGGAGGTCGCCCCCAATGCCGCGCACGAGGCCTTGGCCCAGCTCGATGCGGAATGGGGCGGAGACCTGCTCATCGTCACGCAGAATGTCGACGATCTGCACGAGCGGGCAGGCGCTCGCCGCGTGCTCCACATGCACGGCGAACTGCTGAGCGCCTTGTGCCCCATCTGCGAGCGGCGGCACCGCTGGACCGGTCCGCTGGTCGACCGGCCCGCCTGCCCGACCTGCGAGGCGCATTCGCTGCGCCCCGATGTCGTGTGGTTCGGCGAGATGCCTTACCAGATGGACCGCATCTATGCCGCGCTGCGCCAGGCGGACCTGTTCGTGTCGATCGGGACAAGCGGCGCGGTCTATCCCGCCGCCGGCTTCGTGCGCGATGCGCGCGACCTCGGTGCGCGGACGCTCGAACTCAACCTCGACCGCAGCGAGGGCTCGCACTGGTTCCACGAATCGCGCCAGGGGCGCGCCGGCGAGCTGGTGCCGCGCTGGGTCACCGAGATACTGGGAGGATAG
- a CDS encoding HesA/MoeB/ThiF family protein has translation MSLPENRLERFARHIVLPEIGGAGQVALAQKHLVLVGLGGIGSPALQYLAAAGIGKLTLVDDDKVDASNLQRQTLYNERDIGFGKATCAKRWVKLFDPALDVEISDRRIDAENVDALVADADLVLDGTDNFATRLAVSDACVRAAVPLLSAAVGRFQGQVGAFAGHLDEEACYRCFVGDAFDAEDCDTCAEDGMLGAMAGWVATFAAMQAVRILLDGTSAFGRSDWSKVYLLDGLSPATRAFSIAKDPACSGCASR, from the coding sequence ATGAGCCTGCCCGAAAACCGGCTGGAGCGATTCGCGCGCCATATCGTGCTTCCCGAGATCGGCGGCGCCGGACAGGTGGCCCTGGCGCAAAAGCATCTCGTGCTGGTCGGGCTTGGCGGGATCGGCTCGCCCGCGCTGCAATATCTGGCCGCGGCAGGAATCGGGAAGCTTACCCTGGTCGATGACGACAAGGTCGATGCCAGCAACCTCCAGCGCCAGACGCTCTACAACGAACGCGATATCGGCTTCGGCAAGGCGACCTGCGCCAAGCGCTGGGTGAAGCTGTTCGACCCGGCGCTCGACGTGGAGATCAGCGACCGCCGGATCGATGCCGAGAATGTCGACGCCCTCGTCGCCGACGCGGACCTCGTGCTCGACGGGACGGACAATTTCGCCACCCGTCTCGCCGTGTCGGATGCTTGCGTGCGCGCCGCCGTCCCGCTGCTGTCGGCTGCGGTGGGCAGGTTCCAGGGACAGGTGGGTGCCTTTGCCGGGCACCTCGACGAGGAAGCCTGCTATCGCTGTTTCGTGGGCGATGCCTTCGATGCGGAAGATTGCGACACCTGCGCCGAAGACGGAATGCTGGGCGCCATGGCCGGCTGGGTCGCGACCTTTGCCGCGATGCAGGCAGTGCGCATATTGCTCGACGGGACAAGCGCCTTCGGCCGCTCCGACTGGAGCAAAGTCTATTTGCTCGACGGCCTCAGTCCAGCGACCAGGGCTTTTTCGATCGCGAAGGATCCGGCCTGCAGTGGATGCGCGAGCCGTTAG